GGCTGCGGCATCCTCGTCTCCGAGGAGGCCATCCTCGACGCGATCCCGCGCCTCGCGATCGCGACGGCCGTCTTCGCCGAGCCCGCGGCGGCGATCGCACTCGCCGGGCTCGAGATCGCGGTCGCCGAGGGGCTCGTCTCCCGGTCCGAGCGCGTCGTCCTCCTCGTCACGGGGACAGGACTGAAGGACGTTCCCTCGGCGGCGCGCCGAGTGACCGTGCCGGTGCCGGTGGCCCCGACGCTCGAGGCGGTGGAGGCTCTTCTCGCCGGGTGACGAGGCCGGTCAGGGCGTCGTATCTCGTCTCGAGCGCGAGACGAGGTGGCAGATCAGGTGCTTGAGGGGGTGGAAGGGGTTGGGGATGCGTTCCCGAGGGCGTCGCCGACCGTGACACCGAGGCTCAGGGGCGGGTGCGCGAACTCCGGGCTCGCCGACGTGGGCGTCAACGTGACTCGGGCCGTCCCGGGCTTCGTCGCCTCCAGCTCGTAGTGGTGGGTCGTCACCCCGCCGTCGACATCGGGGGGCGGGTTCTCGATCCGCCGGCGGAGAAAGCGAACGGCGTCCCCCTCGATCGCCGGAGTCGCGGGCCACTCGAACAGGTGTTCGCGGGGGCCGCAACCGGTCGCGTGACGACGAGGTCGATCAACGTCCGGGAGCGACTTCGACGGCCTTCTGGTCTTTACGACGAGCATGCTCGGTCGGCCCTTCGCGTCCGCTCGGACGGCAATTTCCGCAGGCCTCGTCGGCGGGCCTGCCGCACCACCCGCGCGGGTGCAGCCGGCGACTGCCAGCAGGAGGAGGAACGGTGGAGGGACAGCGAGGGGCCTTCCGGGTCTTCTCACGCCGGGGAAAGCTATCACCGTGTGCTCTGCATAGCCGGACGACGTGCCGGGCCTTCGGACCCCGAAGACGGGGTCCGAGGCCCCGCCTTCCCTGCCGCGCTATCCTCTCGCCGCCCGTCCTCGCGGCGCGGCGGGAGGCTCTCGATGCCCGAGATCGACGTCAAGCAGAAGGTCCTCGCGGCGAACCAGGAGGCCGCGGCGGCGCTCCGCGAGTCGTTCCGCGACCAGCGGACCCTCGTCGTGAACCTCATCTCCTCGCCCGGCTCGGGGAAGACGACGCTCCTGGAAGCGACTGTGGCGCGCCTTTCCGGGAGGCTGAAGATGGGGGGCCTCGACGGCGACATCGCGACGGAAAGGGATGCCGACCGCCTGCGGAAGGCCGGAATCCCGGCGCGGCAGATCCTGACCGGGGGCGCCTGCCACCTCGACGCGCGGCAGGTCGACGCGGCGCTCGTGGAAGAAGGGGAGAAGCTCCGCGGCCTCGACATCCTGTTCATCGAGAACGTCGGGAACCTCATCTGCCCGACCTCCTACGACCTCGGGGAGGACTTCAAGATCGTCCTCCTCTCGACGGCCGAGGGGGACGACAAGCCTTTCAAGTACCCGGCCATCTTTTCGAAGGCGAAGGTGACGGTGCTGACGAAGGTCGATCTCCTTCCGTACGTCGATTTCGACGTCGCGGCCGTGAAGCGGCAGGTCGGGACGCTGAATCCCGGCGCGCGGCTGCTCGAGGTCTCGGCGCGCACGGGAGACGGGATGGACGACTGGTGCGCCCTGCTCGAGAGCGAGCTCGGGAACAAGAGGGCATCGTGAACCGCCGCCAGGTCCTCTGGCTCGTCGCCATCGCGGGCGTGGCCCTCTGGCTCTGGAAGAGCGGGAAGATTTCGAAGGTCGATGCCCCGCCGGCAGCACCGGCCGGTTCGACCCAGCCCAGCGGGTCGATGCCGGGCGCCGCAGGGGAAGCGTGCCTGGCGGCCGCGGAGGAGGCGAGCCGGCAGACACAGGCCGCCGCGGACGTCCTCCTCAGGTCGCCGATCGACCCGGCGGCGTTCTCCTCCGCTTCCGGCGGCGCGTCGTCCGCGATCTCTTCGGCCGAGGGAAAGTGCGGCGGTGGTGGCTCCACCGGCGAGCAGAGGGCGATGGAGGAGGCGCGCGGGGCGCTCTCCGAGATGCGCGCTCTCCTGTCGGAGCTCTCGGGCGCCTTGTCCGGCAGCGATAGCGCCTCCGACGCCCCGCGGAGGCGGGAATCGATCGACAGGCACCTCGACGCCGCGCGGACAGCGCTCCGGGGCTGAGTGCCCCCAATCGAGACCGGAATCCCCGAACGGAAGCGATCGGGAAGGAGTATGGAGTTGAGTGAAGAGAAGAAGCCCGGTGAAGGTCTCGAGGTCATCATCCGCCTGCGCATGTCGAGCCACGATGCCCACTACGGCGGGAACCTCGTGGACGGCGCACGGATGCTGGGGCTCTTCGGCGACGTCGCGACCGAGCTTCTCATCCGCCTGGACGGCGACGAAGGGCTCTTCCGCGCCTACGACTCGGTCGACTTCCTCGCGCCCGTCTACGCCGGCGACTACATCGAGGCCGAGGGCGTGATCACGGCCGTCGGGAACACGAGCCGGAAGATGGCCTTCGAGGCCCGCAAGGTCGTCCGCTCGGCGCCGGAGATCAACGACTCCGCGGCCGAGGTCCTCGACCCACCCGTCGTCGTCTGCCGCG
The genomic region above belongs to Holophagales bacterium and contains:
- the hypB gene encoding hydrogenase nickel incorporation protein HypB, with amino-acid sequence MPEIDVKQKVLAANQEAAAALRESFRDQRTLVVNLISSPGSGKTTLLEATVARLSGRLKMGGLDGDIATERDADRLRKAGIPARQILTGGACHLDARQVDAALVEEGEKLRGLDILFIENVGNLICPTSYDLGEDFKIVLLSTAEGDDKPFKYPAIFSKAKVTVLTKVDLLPYVDFDVAAVKRQVGTLNPGARLLEVSARTGDGMDDWCALLESELGNKRAS
- a CDS encoding 3-aminobutyryl-CoA ammonia lyase, yielding MELSEEKKPGEGLEVIIRLRMSSHDAHYGGNLVDGARMLGLFGDVATELLIRLDGDEGLFRAYDSVDFLAPVYAGDYIEAEGVITAVGNTSRKMAFEARKVVRSAPEINDSAAEVLDPPVVVCRATGTCVTPKDKQRKG